The proteins below are encoded in one region of Sminthopsis crassicaudata isolate SCR6 chromosome 1, ASM4859323v1, whole genome shotgun sequence:
- the P2RX2 gene encoding P2X purinoceptor 2 isoform X4 has protein sequence MPQTAQGAQALGGGSCGPGPHVLMATSEPAAPEKERSARLMAKNCWNVFWGFWDYETPKVIVVKNRNLGFIYRAVQLLILLYFVWYVFIIQKGYQDSETGPESSVITKVKGITKSQDKVWDVEEYVKPPEGGSVFSIITRAEITPFQTLGTCPESIRIRNATCFSDDDCIAGEMDMLGNGERTGRCVPYYFGTKKTCEVSAWCPVEDGAAVSEFLGKMAPQFTILIKNSIHYPKFQFSKGNIRDYDDGYLKHCTFNADTDLYCPIFKLGFIVEQAGENFTELAQKGGVIGVIINWNCDLDLSESKCNPKYSFRRLDPKHIPASSGYNYRFAKYYNINGTASRTLIKAYGIRIDVIVHGQAGKFSLIPTIINVATALTSIGVGSFLCDWILLTFMNKNKVYSHRKFDKMVDTQDPSEEQGPSSPQASSQDSIPMEPKGLSQL, from the exons ATGCCACAGACGGCTCAGGGGGCCCAGGCACTGGGGGGTGGCTCCTGTGGCCCGGGGCCCCACGTCCTCATGGCTACCTCTGAACCGGCAGCCCCGGAGAAGGAGCGTTCGGCCCGGCTGATGGCCAAGAACTGCTGGAACGTCTTCTGGGGATTCTGGGACTACGAGACGCCCAAGGTGATCGTGGTGAAGAACAGAAACTTGGGCTTCATCTACCGCGCAGTGCAGCTGCTCATCCTTCTCTACTTTGTCTG GTATGTGTTCATCATTCAAAAAGGCTACCAGGACAGTGAGACTGGGCCTGAGAGCTCTGTCATCACGAAGGTCAAGGGCATCACCAAGTCCCAGGACAAAGTATGGGATGTGGAAGAGTATGTGAAACCTCCCGAG GGGGGCAGTGTATTTTCCATCATCACTCGGGCAGAAATCACTCCCTTCCAGACCCTGGGAACCTGCCCTGAG AGCATCCGCATTCGCAACGCTACCTGCTTCTCTGATGACGATTGCATAGCTGGGGAGATGGACATGCTGGGCAATG GAGAGAGAACTGGACGCTGCGTTCCCTATTACTTTGGGACCAAGAAGACATGTGAGGTGTCAGCCTGGTGTCCTGTGGAGGACGGAGCGGCCGTCAG TGAGTTCCTGGGAAAGATGGCCCCCCAGTTCACCATCCTCATCAAGAATAGCATACATTACCCCAAATTCCAATTTTCCAA GGGAAACATAAGGGACTATGATGATGGCTACTTGAAACACTGCACCTTCAATGCTGATACCGACCTCTACTGTCCCATATTTAAATTGGGCTTCATCGTGGAACAGGCAGGAGAGAACTTCACAGAGCTGGCCCAGAAG GGTGGAGTCATTGGGGTCATTATCAACTGGAACTGTGACTTGGACCTGTCTGAGTCCAAATGCAATCCCAAATACTCCTTCCGGAGGCTCGATCCCAAGCACATCCCAGCTTCCTCGGGCTACAATTACAG ATTTGCTAAGTACTACAACATCAATGGCACAGCCTCCCGTACACTCATCAAGGCCTATGGGATCCGAATTGATGTGATTGTGCATGGACAG GCTGGGAAATTTAGCCTGATTCCCACCATCATTAATGTGGCCACAGCGCTGACGTCCATTGGAGTG GGCTCCTTCCTCTGCGACTGGATCTTACTGACCTTCATGAACAAAAATAAGGTCTACAGTCACCGGAAGTTTGACAAG ATGGTGGATACCCAGGATCCGAGTGAAGAGCAAGGGCCTTCCAGCCCACAGGCTTCCTCACAGGACTCCATACCCATGGAACCCAAAGGCTTGTCCCAGCTCTGA
- the P2RX2 gene encoding P2X purinoceptor 2 isoform X2: MPQTAQGAQALGGGSCGPGPHVLMATSEPAAPEKERSARLMAKNCWNVFWGFWDYETPKVIVVKNRNLGFIYRAVQLLILLYFVWYVFIIQKGYQDSETGPESSVITKVKGITKSQDKVWDVEEYVKPPEGGSVFSIITRAEITPFQTLGTCPESIRIRNATCFSDDDCIAGEMDMLGNGERTGRCVPYYFGTKKTCEVSAWCPVEDGAAVSEFLGKMAPQFTILIKNSIHYPKFQFSKGNIRDYDDGYLKHCTFNADTDLYCPIFKLGFIVEQAGENFTELAQKGGVIGVIINWNCDLDLSESKCNPKYSFRRLDPKHIPASSGYNYRFAKYYNINGTASRTLIKAYGIRIDVIVHGQAGKFSLIPTIINVATALTSIGVGSFLCDWILLTFMNKNKVYSHRKFDKVQPTPPPSLSLGQHPADSSTSQSQTSKPEFHFPLLQMSKLRLREGPQENDLQKRGQ, from the exons ATGCCACAGACGGCTCAGGGGGCCCAGGCACTGGGGGGTGGCTCCTGTGGCCCGGGGCCCCACGTCCTCATGGCTACCTCTGAACCGGCAGCCCCGGAGAAGGAGCGTTCGGCCCGGCTGATGGCCAAGAACTGCTGGAACGTCTTCTGGGGATTCTGGGACTACGAGACGCCCAAGGTGATCGTGGTGAAGAACAGAAACTTGGGCTTCATCTACCGCGCAGTGCAGCTGCTCATCCTTCTCTACTTTGTCTG GTATGTGTTCATCATTCAAAAAGGCTACCAGGACAGTGAGACTGGGCCTGAGAGCTCTGTCATCACGAAGGTCAAGGGCATCACCAAGTCCCAGGACAAAGTATGGGATGTGGAAGAGTATGTGAAACCTCCCGAG GGGGGCAGTGTATTTTCCATCATCACTCGGGCAGAAATCACTCCCTTCCAGACCCTGGGAACCTGCCCTGAG AGCATCCGCATTCGCAACGCTACCTGCTTCTCTGATGACGATTGCATAGCTGGGGAGATGGACATGCTGGGCAATG GAGAGAGAACTGGACGCTGCGTTCCCTATTACTTTGGGACCAAGAAGACATGTGAGGTGTCAGCCTGGTGTCCTGTGGAGGACGGAGCGGCCGTCAG TGAGTTCCTGGGAAAGATGGCCCCCCAGTTCACCATCCTCATCAAGAATAGCATACATTACCCCAAATTCCAATTTTCCAA GGGAAACATAAGGGACTATGATGATGGCTACTTGAAACACTGCACCTTCAATGCTGATACCGACCTCTACTGTCCCATATTTAAATTGGGCTTCATCGTGGAACAGGCAGGAGAGAACTTCACAGAGCTGGCCCAGAAG GGTGGAGTCATTGGGGTCATTATCAACTGGAACTGTGACTTGGACCTGTCTGAGTCCAAATGCAATCCCAAATACTCCTTCCGGAGGCTCGATCCCAAGCACATCCCAGCTTCCTCGGGCTACAATTACAG ATTTGCTAAGTACTACAACATCAATGGCACAGCCTCCCGTACACTCATCAAGGCCTATGGGATCCGAATTGATGTGATTGTGCATGGACAG GCTGGGAAATTTAGCCTGATTCCCACCATCATTAATGTGGCCACAGCGCTGACGTCCATTGGAGTG GGCTCCTTCCTCTGCGACTGGATCTTACTGACCTTCATGAACAAAAATAAGGTCTACAGTCACCGGAAGTTTGACAAGGTACAGCctactccccctccctctctctcccttggGCAGCACCCTGCAGACAGCTCTACAAGCCAGAGCCAGACTTCCAAGCCAGAGTTCCACTTCCCCTTgctacagatgagcaaactgaggctcagggaaggaCCCCAGGAAAATGACTTGCAGAAGAGGGGCCAGTAG
- the P2RX2 gene encoding P2X purinoceptor 2 isoform X3, producing the protein MPQTAQGAQALGGGSCGPGPHVLMATSEPAAPEKERSARLMAKNCWNVFWGFWDYETPKVIVVKNRNLGFIYRAVQLLILLYFVWYVFIIQKGYQDSETGPESSVITKVKGITKSQDKVWDVEEYVKPPEGGSVFSIITRAEITPFQTLGTCPESIRIRNATCFSDDDCIAGEMDMLGNGERTGRCVPYYFGTKKTCEVSAWCPVEDGAAVSEFLGKMAPQFTILIKNSIHYPKFQFSKGNIRDYDDGYLKHCTFNADTDLYCPIFKLGFIVEQAGENFTELAQKGGVIGVIINWNCDLDLSESKCNPKYSFRRLDPKHIPASSGYNYRFAKYYNINGTASRTLIKAYGIRIDVIVHGQAGKFSLIPTIINVATALTSIGVGSFLCDWILLTFMNKNKVYSHRKFDKPFSHSPEQAAQVSNSTGERPSLSGVTSGQPGAPTGWVWLPRAHVS; encoded by the exons ATGCCACAGACGGCTCAGGGGGCCCAGGCACTGGGGGGTGGCTCCTGTGGCCCGGGGCCCCACGTCCTCATGGCTACCTCTGAACCGGCAGCCCCGGAGAAGGAGCGTTCGGCCCGGCTGATGGCCAAGAACTGCTGGAACGTCTTCTGGGGATTCTGGGACTACGAGACGCCCAAGGTGATCGTGGTGAAGAACAGAAACTTGGGCTTCATCTACCGCGCAGTGCAGCTGCTCATCCTTCTCTACTTTGTCTG GTATGTGTTCATCATTCAAAAAGGCTACCAGGACAGTGAGACTGGGCCTGAGAGCTCTGTCATCACGAAGGTCAAGGGCATCACCAAGTCCCAGGACAAAGTATGGGATGTGGAAGAGTATGTGAAACCTCCCGAG GGGGGCAGTGTATTTTCCATCATCACTCGGGCAGAAATCACTCCCTTCCAGACCCTGGGAACCTGCCCTGAG AGCATCCGCATTCGCAACGCTACCTGCTTCTCTGATGACGATTGCATAGCTGGGGAGATGGACATGCTGGGCAATG GAGAGAGAACTGGACGCTGCGTTCCCTATTACTTTGGGACCAAGAAGACATGTGAGGTGTCAGCCTGGTGTCCTGTGGAGGACGGAGCGGCCGTCAG TGAGTTCCTGGGAAAGATGGCCCCCCAGTTCACCATCCTCATCAAGAATAGCATACATTACCCCAAATTCCAATTTTCCAA GGGAAACATAAGGGACTATGATGATGGCTACTTGAAACACTGCACCTTCAATGCTGATACCGACCTCTACTGTCCCATATTTAAATTGGGCTTCATCGTGGAACAGGCAGGAGAGAACTTCACAGAGCTGGCCCAGAAG GGTGGAGTCATTGGGGTCATTATCAACTGGAACTGTGACTTGGACCTGTCTGAGTCCAAATGCAATCCCAAATACTCCTTCCGGAGGCTCGATCCCAAGCACATCCCAGCTTCCTCGGGCTACAATTACAG ATTTGCTAAGTACTACAACATCAATGGCACAGCCTCCCGTACACTCATCAAGGCCTATGGGATCCGAATTGATGTGATTGTGCATGGACAG GCTGGGAAATTTAGCCTGATTCCCACCATCATTAATGTGGCCACAGCGCTGACGTCCATTGGAGTG GGCTCCTTCCTCTGCGACTGGATCTTACTGACCTTCATGAACAAAAATAAGGTCTACAGTCACCGGAAGTTTGACAAG CCCTTCTCCCATTCCCCAGAACAG
- the P2RX2 gene encoding P2X purinoceptor 2 isoform X5: MPQTAQGAQALGGGSCGPGPHVLMATSEPAAPEKERSARLMAKNCWNVFWGFWDYETPKVIVVKNRNLGFIYRAVQLLILLYFVWYVFIIQKGYQDSETGPESSVITKVKGITKSQDKVWDVEEYVKPPESIRIRNATCFSDDDCIAGEMDMLGNGERTGRCVPYYFGTKKTCEVSAWCPVEDGAAVSEFLGKMAPQFTILIKNSIHYPKFQFSKGNIRDYDDGYLKHCTFNADTDLYCPIFKLGFIVEQAGENFTELAQKGGVIGVIINWNCDLDLSESKCNPKYSFRRLDPKHIPASSGYNYRFAKYYNINGTASRTLIKAYGIRIDVIVHGQAGKFSLIPTIINVATALTSIGVGSFLCDWILLTFMNKNKVYSHRKFDKPFSHSPEQAAQVSNSTGERPSLSGVTSGQPGAPTGWVWLPRAHVS, from the exons ATGCCACAGACGGCTCAGGGGGCCCAGGCACTGGGGGGTGGCTCCTGTGGCCCGGGGCCCCACGTCCTCATGGCTACCTCTGAACCGGCAGCCCCGGAGAAGGAGCGTTCGGCCCGGCTGATGGCCAAGAACTGCTGGAACGTCTTCTGGGGATTCTGGGACTACGAGACGCCCAAGGTGATCGTGGTGAAGAACAGAAACTTGGGCTTCATCTACCGCGCAGTGCAGCTGCTCATCCTTCTCTACTTTGTCTG GTATGTGTTCATCATTCAAAAAGGCTACCAGGACAGTGAGACTGGGCCTGAGAGCTCTGTCATCACGAAGGTCAAGGGCATCACCAAGTCCCAGGACAAAGTATGGGATGTGGAAGAGTATGTGAAACCTCCCGAG AGCATCCGCATTCGCAACGCTACCTGCTTCTCTGATGACGATTGCATAGCTGGGGAGATGGACATGCTGGGCAATG GAGAGAGAACTGGACGCTGCGTTCCCTATTACTTTGGGACCAAGAAGACATGTGAGGTGTCAGCCTGGTGTCCTGTGGAGGACGGAGCGGCCGTCAG TGAGTTCCTGGGAAAGATGGCCCCCCAGTTCACCATCCTCATCAAGAATAGCATACATTACCCCAAATTCCAATTTTCCAA GGGAAACATAAGGGACTATGATGATGGCTACTTGAAACACTGCACCTTCAATGCTGATACCGACCTCTACTGTCCCATATTTAAATTGGGCTTCATCGTGGAACAGGCAGGAGAGAACTTCACAGAGCTGGCCCAGAAG GGTGGAGTCATTGGGGTCATTATCAACTGGAACTGTGACTTGGACCTGTCTGAGTCCAAATGCAATCCCAAATACTCCTTCCGGAGGCTCGATCCCAAGCACATCCCAGCTTCCTCGGGCTACAATTACAG ATTTGCTAAGTACTACAACATCAATGGCACAGCCTCCCGTACACTCATCAAGGCCTATGGGATCCGAATTGATGTGATTGTGCATGGACAG GCTGGGAAATTTAGCCTGATTCCCACCATCATTAATGTGGCCACAGCGCTGACGTCCATTGGAGTG GGCTCCTTCCTCTGCGACTGGATCTTACTGACCTTCATGAACAAAAATAAGGTCTACAGTCACCGGAAGTTTGACAAG CCCTTCTCCCATTCCCCAGAACAG